AAAAGCAGCCAGAAAAAAAGAACAGCCATAGATCGTTTTGGCGTAATCACCCATGATTTTTAGAAATATAGAACCGCGGCCATAGATCGCTTTGATGTCTCGCGTGCATGTGTTGCACCGTGGCTTAGCTAGCTTTGCAGTGAATCAATCAATCCATCGCTGTGTACTGCCGCGTCTTGCCGGAAGATTGATCGTCTCGGAAAGTAATCGATCCAGCTCCGAAGTTTCAGTACGCGCGTCACCGTCGGCGTAAGCTTGTTGCGTGTATGTGGACATGGCCAACATGCATCGATCACACGGGCGTCGTTCCATGGCGCCCACGGGCTTCCGCGACCTGCCGATGGAGGCCCTGGAACAGACGCGCGGCACACCGGCGCCCTCGACAATGTCGCCCTGCTCCGCCGTTTGTGCACCGTGGCGCCGCGCGCTCAAGGCCACACTCCTCCGCCTGATCAAACTGCCGAACCAGCCACACCGCGTGTACGTGGAGCGTTGCTGCGAGTGCCCGTTGCGGCTGCGAAACAAGCGCCCCTGCTAGGACAGAACCTGAATAATGGAACAAAAAGTATGCCTCCGACAGACGAACGGTACTGGCCCTCTCGTCGCCGTTTCCTTGGAGAGTAAGACCGACTCAGTAGTGCAGCCGACGCGCATCATAGGCTCCTCCTACGGCTGGGTGGTCAGcgtctgaaagatcgtggatgtcgcctagaaggggggtgaataggcactttaaaataattacggtttaggcttgaacaaatgcggaataaacctagcggttaatttgtcaagcacaaaacctataacaactaggctcacctatgtgcaccaacaacttatgctaagcaagataaacaactaggtgatagcaagacatataataagaaacaatatggctatcacaaagtaaagtgcataagtaaagggctcgggtaagagataaccgaggcacgcggagacgacgatgtatcccgaagttcacacccttgcggatgctaatctctgtttggagcggtgtggaggcacaatgctccccaagaagccactagggtcaccgtaatctcctcacgccctcgcacaatgcaagatgtcgggattccactaagggacccttgagggcggtcaccgaacccgtacaaatggcaacccttgggggcggtcaccgaacccgtacactttggcaacccttgggggcggtcactggaacccgtcaaattgctcggggcgatctccacaacctaattggagaccccgacgcttgcccggagctttacaccacaatgattgagctccgaacaccaccaaccgtctagggcgcccaagcacccaagaggaacaagctcaagggcaccaagcacccaagagtaataagcttctcaacttgtaacttccacgtatcaccgtggagaactcaaaccgatgcaccaaatgcaatggcaagggcacacggagtgcccaagtccttctctctcaaatcccaccgaagcaactaatgttagggaggaaaatgagaggaagaacaagaaggagaacaccaagaactccaagatctagatccaatgggttcccctcacatagaggagaaagtgattggtggaaatgtggatctagatctcctctctcttttccctcaaaaactagcaagaatccatggagggattgagagttagcaagctcgaagaaggtcaacaatgggggaagaacacgagctcaagagataaagttcattggggaagaagacccccttatatagtggggggaacaatccaaccgttacccccacttcagccccgcagagagcggtactaccgcttggccagcggtactaccgcctgcccctataagcggtactaccgctccccctcgcggtactgccgctgggcccagagtggtactaccgcggaggcagggcggtactaccgcatacgagcggtacaacggcccccactgccgtggccagtaccgtaaaacccgacacgaaaaaagacccctcgaatcgaggcggtactagcacgagaccgcaacggtactacggctgggggctaccagcggtactaccgctcaggagcggtactaccgcttgtagcacccaagcggtactaccgctccggcccgcggtactaccgctaggaaaccaaaactgccataacttctgcatatgagctccgaattgagcaaactcaagcttgttggatagaggaagacgagtagcatcaaaacagcgaggcaagggaggtatgccaacaaatagaggagtgaaacctccaaccgagaagaaccggcataacctccaacatcgaaaacatcatagaagatgcgagtgaactccgttttcgatgaactcgagcttgtcatcaagatgaccataagctccaaaactcacaaagagaagaaccaaacaagaaccaataaagatggtgcaaggatgcaatggtttgagctctctacgaatgatacgatcaagctactcatggagagccccccttgatagtacggcaatcgatcctataacccggtctcccaactaccatcatgagaccggtaaaatagaaaacctatcaagggcaaacctttgccttgcacatggtccacttaagctagatgatgacgatcttgactccctcaagttggaccacctttcttggttgcgttggctcgatgaagactagttgattgctcccccatactccactatgggtgagccactcttccgcacatcttcacaagtccattatcaccaaaatggacggcaagcttcaagcatttgatctcttcatgatgcttcacttgaacttgcacaccgcaacatcttcacaagtccattgtcaccacaatggacggcaagcttcaagcatttgatctcttcacgatgcttcacttgaacttgcataccgcaacctaaccccacaaagaactctcacgaagatcatgggttagtacacaaagcgtaattgacaatgcttaccacacgatgggatcgcttgatccctctcggtacatcttctacgctttgtgagttgatcaagttgattcactctcgACTTAGTTttgatcaaccatgaatctttccaactctcttcatttggatgatgtcttgaaggtaaacatgaatgatcacacaatcttcttcttcaagacatgcttgcaataagctcaactcccacatgaccaatctttggataattccttaataacaccttggtcaccacataaactccttgaaaccaacacatggacttcaagaaatgcctatggacaaatccttcaaatataactcaagacaaccattagtccatagagattgtcatcaattaccaaaaccaaacatgggggcaccgcatgttctttcagcgtCGACGAGGCATGCACCCTGACCCTGCTGGAGCCGCTCACCGGTGGTCGGTTTCCGCTACCTCCCATCACCTCGTCGCTCGAGCGTAGCAAGCAAGGAGCAGCGGCAGCGTAACATAGGGGATCGGCGAGGTGAGGAGCAGCAGCCGTAAGCACTTTGTCCTTGGTCCCCGTAGCCCCTACTCTCGACCTTATAACGaatcgaatcgttttcttttcCTCGATCTGATATGCGTTCAGGAGGACTTGTGGCCGTGAAGATGAAGGAGATCTAGTTGGAACAAAGAAGAGGACGGATACACCGGAGCGCACTTTCAGCGCACGGCGGCATTGGCGCACTTTATCTAGGCCGTGTCATGCATGCTTCGAGATGGATACAATGAGTGCCAGTGTGTAATATGAATGATATACCGGTTCCCAATTGTAGCGCTATATACACAAGGTACGGTCCGGGATCACAATAAAGTGCAGCCATATTGCGGCTCCTATTTGTGCCATCGTGTTGGGATCCGATGCCAAACTCGGCACAGGTCCAACTTTCTATGCGCTGAGCTCGTACTACACAACATGTGCCTGCGTCAATGGATGCATCCTCGTGTCTGCTTGGCCCCGCTCATTTCAGGTGAACAGTGCATGAGACCTACACCTATTTAATGAATTTTGGCCCCACATATCACACGAACGGCTCATCCCTAATTTTGGCCCGGGCACTTTGTGTTTGTCTGCATGACCTACATGAATTTTGGCCTCGCATAAGTTTTGGCCCCGGTATTTAGTGTCTTTAAACGAAGGACCATGACAGCTTGCGGTCTGTGTGAGAACTCTAACCTGGCGATTGATTAATCAAACTGTTAATTTGAAATTTACTGAATGTGGTGCTTTGTGTGGGATAAGTCCAGTGTTTCCACTCTTAAAAATTGTACAACGGTGTTGTATAAACTGTGCAGGGTTGCGTGTGCTGTTGTAAACGTGTTGGGCAGGTTAGGATCGATCTCATAGCTCTATCGGTTAGTATCATGTAGGAGTATATGTTAGCAATTTAGCGTGAGATCAATCCTAACTAGCCGGGGGTAAGTCGAGAAGGGTCGTCTGGTCTGATCAAAACAGATGGTTACAATGCTATGTACCGGGCGAGTGTCGGGGCAATTAGTATGTCTGATGGTTAGTAATGGAAATAATTAAGTTTCATAAACAAAAAATTGCTTGCGTGAACCCGGTTAGAACTGCATGCATGTAACTGTGTGGCTCATATAACACTGCACGCCGTCCGTGATTAGTCCCACGTGATTAGCTAAAGTGCCGCAAGTGAACTTGCTCAAACGCTGGCTAATAAATCAAAGTTTTTATTCATCCTGCGGGAGAGATAACTCCTTGCCTAATCATGTTCCACATAATGCATGCAGTATATAGTGCTTATTAATTAAACCCGCCGGACAACGATTTTGTCTTGGGCATCTGAGGCAACTACAGAATAAAATCAATATAATGACTGATTATGGAATAATAAATAAACGCCTTAAATGTGCATGATAACTATGTGCTGGGCATGGGTGAGGCAGGTAGTGTGGGGCCAAACTATTTGGCTGGCATCTCTGCCGGTCTTGACCACACCCCCGATTCGGTACAAGTGGTCGGCATGTGTACCATGGCTGGTGCAAGTTACTTACTACCTGAGCCAGAATTCGTCATACTAAGGGGCTCGATCGGGGAACATTTGCTGCTACCAGTAGATGAATCCAGGGCCAAACCGTGGACTATACTAGTGATGTACTACATCCTGTAATGGAAACGCTGCGTTGATATACATCGATTCATAACTGCGCTGTGCAGATCCACATGCAAAGGTGTGGTGCCGATAAGCATAGCACTAGACGCCGTGCACTAAAGGAGCTTTTCGACGGATACACCTAGTATTTGTGTCCGTGAAGAAGAAGGAGATCAAGCCACAATTTATTTTTCGTTGCGGACGGAAGGGCAGTGGATCGAAACGTTTTTTTGCCTAAACAAAccgtaaaagcgtattatgacattagaagaaagcgtattgtgacggtgaacccaaagagtcaatccgtgctttattattattagggatagatttACTCTGTACATTAGCTTTATCGTAAGTCAAACCTTCTGTATTTTGATCAAATTTATAAAAAAAAGCATTATTAACTTTTACGATACCAAATTAGTGTCGTTAGATTCCTCATGGaatatattttcacatcatatacATCTGTTATTGTAAAAATTTATAGTTTGACCAAATTTCATAAATTTTGACTTAAGACACAATTAATTCggagaataaaaaataaaaataaaataaaaaaagagtatTATGCTTATCTCGTTCAGCCCAAGCCCAAGGAACGGAATCACGGCGTTTCTGCCTCTCTTCCTACGTTTTTTTTTTGACGGTCCTCTCTTCCCATCCCAAAGTCGGCGTCACCGTTCCGTCCTCCAGTCCAAGGCTGCCTCCACAAGTTCACAGCCCCCGCCGTCCCACCCGGCCACCTTATCCGTCAGATCTCCCCCGCCCCGTGATCTCCCCCGTCCGTCTTCCCACAATACCCCACCCTCCCCCATCTCCGACCCGAACCCCAGCGGCGGAGCCGACGaagaggaggagaccaaggctcGGCGGACAAGGGGAAGACCTCCGCTCCCTCGGCGATCGCGAGACCACCCTCCACAAGATGGTAATCTCCTGCCCGATGCTCTGTTCCTCCGATCTGCGCCGTGTTTGATGCCCATCCCGCCGAGAATCGCGATCTGGTGCGAGGAACTCGGCGGAGAATTAGATCTCCCCGTGGTTTTGCCCTAGAATTTGGAGCCGATTAGGCCGCTTCCACTAGTTCCGGGCGTCGCGTAGTTCAGATCGATGGTGGAAAACGGAGCGGAAACTCCGCCCTGCTTTCTCGAACTGATTCTGACCATGTGTACTCGCGGCATTGCGTGGTCTGTGCAGGTGCTGATGCAGGCAGATCCGTTCCTGAGCGAGCTGACCAACATGTACGAGCGGAGCACGGAGAAGGGCTCCGTGTGGGTCACCATGAAGCGATGTGAGTGCTCTCCCCTTACAGCTGGTTCCGTGTGGTGTGGGTTGTGGATTTGATGGGTTCAGCAAGTCTGATGTGACGAGTTGTTTGATGTGCGCAGCGTCGATGAAGTGTCAGGCTAGGTTGAAGAAGATGGCGAGTAAGGGGGAGCCTGTTGAGTACCGGTGCCTGGTCCGCGCCACCGATGGCAAGAGGAACATCTCCACCTCGGTATTATTCACTTTCTTTCTGCTGCTGGTTCGGCACTATGGCTGTTGAATGTGTTTTGCATTGATTCTGTACCTGGTGGTAATCAGGCCGCTGTTAGTCATTGTCATTAGCCCCTGTTTTGCAAGGATTGTGAATTATAGGTCAGACATTTGCATATTTCCTCTGTATAGGTTTGCCCACATGCTGATAGAATGTTTGTTGGTTGTTACTTCCAGTTGACGATGGTTTGGTTGGTATTGAGAAATTGGTAGGTAGGTTAATCAACTCAGTGACCTGAATATGTAGAGAGGATATACTGTACATATGATCATTGTGTCATATCGCGATCATCTCAGTGCTGGGGGATATGCAGTAACTTTTAGTAGCATAATGACAAGTATAAAGTGAGGAATGAAGCACTTACGTTTGGTACATTTTGACCATAGTGGTACAAGTCTTTTATGCAGTATTATCTCTCTATTGCTACAGCTGTAGGCAAACTAGTAATAGGGCAGTGGGAAGAGGGGGCCATCACTAATGAATTGTCCTGATTAGCAATCTTATTACTGAACGGGAAAGAGCTAGAACTTACCACTGTTAAGATAGTTCAGCAATTGGTGCAAATTTGAAGGATGGGACAGATTTTCTTGCTATTGCCAAGTTTCAATTGCATGAACCAGTGAGGACCCACATTAATTGTTTCATCTTACATCAGTTGAACACCATTTATCAAAGTGTATACAATCTATTTCCACTTTGCAAACACCTGAATGATATTTTCCCAAGATCATGTCGTAGCACCTCATGGTATCACCTTATCTAGCTATTGTGAAAGCCCTCATCAAGGAGCATTTACCATTGACAAGGATATGCATCGATGTGAACCCGTGCATTTAAGCTCTCCGACAAAACAACTATGTGCATCTTTTTCCACAAGACACTGTTGCTGGCAATCTGTGCAACCTGTCTTAGTAATTATATCACGGTCCATCTAAAAAAAGGAGAATTGACATGTTAAGACTCCTAATTCCCATGACCTAAGTTTTACTAAACAGTTTTACTAAACAGTTTTACTTCTCCTTTTAATTTTGATGGTTGAAGTGGTGATGTAGGGCATCCCTATTTATGGCTACAAAACTGTTGTTTATTTCTGTTATCTTATATTTCCTTCATGTTCATGTAGAAGGGTTACTAGCTATCCTAATTAGTAATGATGTCTGCTGTCAATTTGGAAACATGCCTGCCCATTTCATATCCTGATAACACAAAACAAATACTCACATGAACTAATCTGTTTATCTTTGTGCATACCTATTTGCCCCCAGCCATATCAAATTTCTGCAACTCCCCAAAGTAGGGGCATTTTTTCCACCAAGTGCTTTAGCTTAGGGCTGGATAAATATGTGCACTTAGGGCTTACGGTAAATGTTCATGCTATATTTCTGATATGTTGGCAATACTATAAATATTTTCTGAAATGTCATCAGAGAACTGTCATCAGAGAACTGTCATCTGCAATTTGTTTTGGTTATGAGGACCGAGACTTATTTTATTTTCATGGTGGCATAAACACATATTGTATTTTATTCAACATATTTGTCCTGGCAATTGCATTGCATTTGTGGACCAATCAGTGAACCTTACCGTGCTTGCCATGCCTTTCAGCTGTCTGCAAAGGAGTATCTGAAATTCCAAGCTTCGTATGCCCTGGTTCTTAAAGCCCATATGCATGCCTTGAAGAAGAGGGAGAGGAAGGACAGGAAGAAGACGGTCGAGGCAGAGAAGATACCCGAGAAGGAACcgaagaagcagaagaaatcaTCTTCGAAGAAGTCCGCAGGGTCTAAGTAGTGAGGTACTTACAGAATTCACCGAGTCCTTTTTCGCCCACATGTGCGGTCAAGACGTTGTCACCCGTTTTTACCCTTAATTCATGTCCGCGAGATGAAGCCTGTGAATACCTATATAGAGACGCGTCTTCGCCTGGCATTTTTTGAAGCAGCGTTTTGTTCTGGTTGTAAGCCTCTTCCAGATGGCATGGGCATGCTTTCTTGAACTGCTAGATCTGACCACCAAAGTCTTGGTTCAGTTTGGAATGGTTTGATGGTTTTAGGCCTATGATGATATGAATGAAGAATCTGTAGCTTGGTTGTTGGAAAGGCAATGCTGGTGTGTTTCTGCTTTTCGATCCCATATGCTAGTGGTTGCTGCCAGGGTATTGTTATTTGTGGGTTATATGTATGTTGCATCCTCTCTGCAGCTGCTGAATAAGCATGAACATGAGGCCATCCTTTTGTCGTTTGGATCCCTATCAGGATGGTCTCACTGTTGGCGTTTGCTAGCCATTTCCCTGCCATGCGTCCCCGATCTCAAACTTATTTTCTTTGCCGTTTAAAACTTGCAACATGTTTTACCATTCGTATACAAGAATCTGCCAACTGTTCTTTTTATAGACCAGCAGCACACGAATCTTTGCACACGGCTCGGCAGTGAGGGAGAGCCGTCACCATCCACCACCAAAGCCGGACAAAAACCCAACAAAAAATAATCCGATAGCCAACAAGGCTAGCACTGATCGCTCACTGATCCATCATCACCAAACCCCCTCCGAGCTCGCGCCGAGGCGGCAGCAGCAGCTCGTCCCCTCCCTTTGCCTGCCACCACCCACTCCCGATCGCCTCCCCCCGTCGCCACCCACCACCACCCCTCAAAATCTCATCTTTTGTTTCCCCATCCCACCCCCCCACCACCACTCCTCCCACCCCGCCACGATGAGAGGCCTCCTCGCGTGCGCCACGCTGGCCCGccgggccgccgcctcctccacgggCTCCGGCGCCGCAACCACCGCGCGCCGCCACCTcgcgggcgcggcggaggcggccgaGGCGGAGCTGAAGAAGACGGCGCTCTACGACTTCCACGTGGCGCACGGGGGCAAGATGGTGCCCTTCGCCGGCTGGAGCATGCCCATCCAGTACAAGGACACCATCATGGACTCCACCCTCAACTGCCGCGCCAACGGCAGCCTCTTCGACGTCTCCCACATGTGCGGCCTCAGCCTGCAGGGCCGCCAGGCCATCCCCTTCCTCGAGTcgctcgtcgtcgccgacgtcgccgccctcAAGGACGGCACCGGCTCCCTCACCGTCTTCACCAACGACAAGGGCGGCGCCATCGACGACTCCGTCGTCACCAAGGTCAACGACCACCACGTCTACCTCGTCGTCAACGCCGGGTGCAGGGACAAGGACCTCGCCCACATCGGCGCCCACATGGAGGCGTTCCAGAAGAAGGGCGGCGACGTCAAGTGGCACGTCCACGACGAGCGCTCCCTCCTCGCCCTGCAGGTCAGCTGGCGCTTCCTTCCCTTGCCTGCCCTCTTCATCTTGATTGGTACCTTTCCTGCTTTTTTGGTTAATAGTAATTGATTCCTGCAATGGGTTGAAGTTTCCCAAGGTTGGATACATATATTTATTTCTAGGA
This region of Triticum aestivum cultivar Chinese Spring chromosome 2D, IWGSC CS RefSeq v2.1, whole genome shotgun sequence genomic DNA includes:
- the LOC123054634 gene encoding signal recognition particle 14 kDa protein isoform X2, whose translation is MVLMQADPFLSELTNMYERSTEKGSVWVTMKRSSMKCQARLKKMASKGEPVEYRCLVRATDGKRNISTSLSAKEYLKFQASYALVLKAHMHALKKRERKDRKKTVEAEKIPEKEPKKQKKSSSKKSAGSK
- the LOC123054634 gene encoding signal recognition particle 14 kDa protein isoform X1, producing the protein MVENGAETPPCFLELILTMCTRGIAWSVQVLMQADPFLSELTNMYERSTEKGSVWVTMKRSSMKCQARLKKMASKGEPVEYRCLVRATDGKRNISTSLSAKEYLKFQASYALVLKAHMHALKKRERKDRKKTVEAEKIPEKEPKKQKKSSSKKSAGSK